The Drosophila simulans strain w501 chromosome 3R, Prin_Dsim_3.1, whole genome shotgun sequence genome contains the following window.
CCCGTGCCCCACATGGCCCAGCAACCATCAcccattgctgttgctgttccgCTCTGCCTAACTGCCAAACATTCCCAAATGCCGAAGTGCGTGTCTTTCGCTtggtgtgtgtggtgtgtttGCCATCGTTTTTGGAAATATTATATGCTCATACCTCCGTTTTCGAgtaaattgtgtaaatatttgcgctCGTAAGTGGATTGGAGATGGATGAGTCTATCAGCAGAGAAGTTGGCGCTGGCAGAGCCGTTggcatcgccatcatcatatGCGTATGGGTTGgccctgctgctcctccctGCCCAGTCGAATTATTTCCAATCCGCACCCTCAGTTCCCCAGTTATCCTCCCTCGTGGAATTTGGGTTCGCATTTGCTTGCGCATTTACCTTTCGACTTTGGCCCACAGCCCACTTGCAGCTTGTTGCATTTTAGAGAATTTCTACTTGGAAGCTCTACAATTTGACAAAGAATTTATTTCCCTATTACATCGAGAGAAACGAGTGCACAGCCGAGAATTCATTCGCACACTTAGAGGACTAACAAAAGGCCATTTACGAGTATATAAACAATTCAGCCTTATTTGGTGGCCTTTTTGTCGGTTTCCTTCTCCGGTTCACTTTCTGTGGTCTCGTCCTcttcctcatcatcatcatcgtcttcATCGCTTTCATCTTCGTAGTCTCCATCGGActcatcttcatcatcatcaccgcCGTAGGAGTAGCCACCACTGGCGGCGCCACCATAGTAGCCACTGCCACCCGCTCCATAGTATCCACCGTATCcctcctcgtcgtcgctgTTGCCTCCTTGTTGCTGTCGCCCGAATTTGTGCGACCGAGTGGACATGCTGAGGTCCTTGGTCACCGAAGTATCGTAGTTGCACTTGGGGCACGGAATTGGCTTGTTCTTGTCGTACTTAAAGCCCTTGCGACGAACGTGATCCTCGCAGTAGCAGGTCTTGCAGCGCAGGCAGGAGTACTGACCCAGCTTGTTGCACGATTGACACTTGTAGTTCTCGGACTCCAGCACCTGAAATCGAATGGATTGCATTACCAAAAGGCGTTACATAAATCTCGAAAGGAAGTTCGAAACAAAGCTTAATGAGTATTTTTGGTTACCCACCTGACAGCTGGCCTGGTGCTCGAACTGATCGTCCTCGCACAGGAATCCGTTGCAGAAGGAACACTTGAAAATGCGGCCGCCGTGCTCCCAGACACCGCGTTCGCACTCCAGGCAGGTCGCATTCTGCAGCGGACACGTGCAGGCGTGGTTTTGGAGACACTTGCGTCCGTGGCAGACCCACGCCTCGCAAAAGTCGCAGATGGCGCCCACCATTCCGAGGCCCGTTGTGTAGACGCCCGGATGCTTGACCACGCAATCGCCGGTCTTTAGCATGCACTTGATCTTCCCGCACTGGGCGCAAATGGGTAATCTCTGAATGCTCTGGCAGAAGTAGCAGAAGGCTCTCGACTTCTGCTTCTTCTCGCACTTGTCGCACTCCATTGGCGCATTGCAGGGCAAATCCGCCAGGGGAACCTCCCTGCTGCGGATCTCCTTGAGGCGAAGCTTCTGCTTCTCGGCCTTCTTACGCTGCccagttttctttttcggcaTTTTGGAAATCAAATAACTAGAAAACTTATTTCCTTACGTGTGCGGCAGTGTGGCTACTGCGGGTGCGGCGAAAAATACCACAAAAAGCTTTCGAATAAATATGTAGCTAAATCTTGAAAATAGCTAGAATAATGTAAACGTtgataaaaattgatttttaataagtaaaaatacttttgaaCTCCTCTCAACACTGtggataattttttttctcctgAAATGTCCTTTAAAGTGGCCCTGCGTGCACTTTGGAACATGCTCTGCGAGTGGAAATAAtcaattgcatattttatttactctATGAGTCCAATAAACAGTATGTACGACTTACATAGATAGTAAGATCTCTTGAAAAGTtcgatttgtttacatttttgatttataaatcACGTCCGCATGTTCCCATTTCCACCGTTCCGCTATCGTTGCTTATTTGACGGACACAGATTTTCAGTGGAAGCAAGTCATAATGTCTGCGGTAGTACCGTTTAGTGTAACCAAATGCCTTTGCTTGTATTTTGTAAGAGCTGTGCTAAGGTCTGTCTACGGCTTGTGTGGTCAcatcaaaattttttttcagtctGAGGTAACGACTTCTATAGTGAGCGTTCTCAGTGTCGTAATTTTGCTAGTTTGgttaagaaatataaaatcattGCAGTTTAGTTAGATATTTATAAGTACTTCGAAATGGGTGGTCACGACAACTGGAACAACGGTCAAAATGAGGAGCAAGATGTAAGTTGCATACAAAAGAATACACatattacatacatttttaaggCATGGTGAAAAGAAAGAGGACAGATATTGTAAAAGTATTGTATTAACAAGGGTATCTATCTGTCAAATTATCGTTATCGTATTAGTATTATCGAATAGC
Protein-coding sequences here:
- the LOC6729933 gene encoding zinc finger protein 330 homolog, producing MPKKKTGQRKKAEKQKLRLKEIRSREVPLADLPCNAPMECDKCEKKQKSRAFCYFCQSIQRLPICAQCGKIKCMLKTGDCVVKHPGVYTTGLGMVGAICDFCEAWVCHGRKCLQNHACTCPLQNATCLECERGVWEHGGRIFKCSFCNGFLCEDDQFEHQASCQVLESENYKCQSCNKLGQYSCLRCKTCYCEDHVRRKGFKYDKNKPIPCPKCNYDTSVTKDLSMSTRSHKFGRQQQGGNSDDEEGYGGYYGAGGSGYYGGAASGGYSYGGDDDEDESDGDYEDESDEDDDDDEEEDETTESEPEKETDKKATK